From Alcaligenes faecalis, the proteins below share one genomic window:
- a CDS encoding cold-shock protein produces MKTEIGIVKWFNNEKGFGFIMPESGGKDLFAHHSEIQGSGFKSLDENQRVSFVAGVGQKGPCATQIQII; encoded by the coding sequence TTGAAAACAGAAATTGGTATCGTGAAGTGGTTCAATAACGAAAAAGGCTTCGGCTTCATCATGCCGGAGAGTGGTGGTAAAGACCTCTTCGCGCACCACAGTGAAATTCAAGGTTCCGGGTTTAAATCTCTTGATGAGAACCAACGAGTTTCCTTCGTTGCGGGCGTTGGCCAAAAAGGCCCATGCGCTACCCAGATCCAAATCATTTGA
- a CDS encoding class I SAM-dependent methyltransferase — translation MYSDPWLDRWLPLIAQREISSPVLEIGCGFGDDTLTLTRAGWKVMAFDLSPECVETAQQRAPEAQIECRDTRGPWPEAANNLELILASLSLHYFPWDETRTIVRRIWNSLRPGGLFLCRLNSTEDVNFGAGQGELIEANFYRDQGNCKRFFDQASVDQLFGAEWHRISVQHMTSHKYIKQKAMWELVLEKGPLPD, via the coding sequence ATGTATTCGGACCCTTGGCTTGATCGCTGGTTACCTTTGATCGCTCAACGTGAAATCTCCTCGCCGGTGCTGGAGATAGGCTGTGGTTTTGGCGACGACACGCTGACCTTGACCCGGGCTGGCTGGAAGGTGATGGCCTTTGACCTTTCGCCTGAATGCGTGGAGACCGCGCAGCAGCGTGCGCCCGAGGCGCAGATTGAGTGCAGGGATACGCGCGGTCCCTGGCCGGAAGCGGCGAATAATCTTGAGTTGATTCTGGCCAGCCTGTCTTTGCACTACTTCCCTTGGGATGAAACCCGGACCATTGTGCGCAGAATCTGGAACAGCTTGCGGCCCGGAGGCTTATTTCTATGTCGTCTGAACTCGACCGAAGATGTGAATTTCGGTGCCGGGCAGGGCGAGTTGATTGAAGCCAACTTCTATCGCGACCAGGGCAATTGCAAGCGTTTCTTTGATCAGGCTAGCGTAGATCAGTTGTTCGGGGCTGAATGGCACCGTATCTCTGTCCAGCATATGACATCGCACAAATATATAAAGCAAAAGGCGATGTGGGAACTGGTGCTGGAGAAAGGGCCGTTGCCAGACTGA
- a CDS encoding YodC family protein: MSTFKVGDVVQLKSGGPEMTVIDKSQEGSNVKCMWFVIDNRARTQSIPAVALMPVELMNP; this comes from the coding sequence ATGAGCACGTTCAAGGTCGGAGATGTAGTCCAACTGAAAAGCGGTGGCCCTGAAATGACAGTTATTGACAAGAGCCAAGAAGGCAGCAACGTAAAGTGCATGTGGTTCGTGATTGACAACAGAGCCAGGACCCAGTCAATTCCCGCTGTCGCCCTTATGCCAGTAGAGTTAATGAACCCTTAA
- a CDS encoding DUF2158 domain-containing protein, with translation MTNQITPGSIVTLKSGSPKLTVEVITSDHKASVSWFTGGEYNLMTIPVTALEPVQD, from the coding sequence ATGACAAATCAGATTACCCCCGGAAGCATAGTCACCTTGAAAAGCGGCAGTCCTAAGCTGACAGTTGAGGTCATTACCTCCGACCACAAAGCGAGCGTCTCTTGGTTCACGGGCGGCGAATATAATCTAATGACAATTCCAGTCACAGCATTAGAGCCAGTGCAGGATTAG
- a CDS encoding sulfate ABC transporter substrate-binding protein: MKRIQQKWKGVRAGALLALVLAAATAVAAEVSILNVSYDPTRELYAEFNKAFQTHYKEQTGDSVVIRSSHGGSSKQARTVIDGVPADVVTLGISSDIDQIAQSGLLDKGWQARLPDNSTPYTSTIVLLVRKGNPKGIHDWNDLIRSDVKVVTPNPKTSAGARWNYLAAWLYALKQGNGDEAQARDFVAKLYRNVSVLDSGARGSTTTFVERGIGDVLIAWENEALLSVKDLGPDRFDIVVPSSSILAEPPVALVDANAAKHGTEKVAQAYLEYLYSPEGQEIAARHFYRPRLESVAAKYRDQFPALKLYKVDDELGGWTQVQAKHFADGGVFDSIYLSK; encoded by the coding sequence ATGAAGCGGATTCAACAGAAGTGGAAGGGCGTTCGGGCGGGGGCTTTGCTGGCTTTGGTGCTGGCGGCAGCAACGGCTGTTGCGGCCGAGGTCAGTATTCTGAATGTTTCGTACGACCCAACGCGTGAGTTGTACGCCGAATTCAACAAGGCTTTCCAGACCCATTACAAAGAACAGACGGGTGACAGTGTGGTCATCCGTAGTTCCCACGGTGGCTCCAGCAAGCAAGCGCGTACCGTGATTGATGGTGTGCCTGCCGATGTGGTGACGCTGGGTATTTCTTCCGATATTGATCAGATTGCTCAGTCCGGTTTGCTGGACAAGGGCTGGCAAGCTCGTCTGCCAGACAACAGCACGCCTTACACCTCCACGATTGTTCTGCTGGTGCGCAAGGGTAATCCCAAGGGGATTCACGACTGGAACGATTTGATTCGCTCTGATGTGAAGGTGGTGACGCCTAATCCTAAAACTTCGGCGGGGGCGCGCTGGAACTATCTGGCCGCCTGGTTGTACGCCTTGAAGCAAGGTAATGGGGACGAAGCGCAGGCTCGTGATTTTGTGGCCAAACTGTATCGCAACGTCAGTGTGCTGGACTCCGGGGCACGTGGATCGACCACAACTTTTGTGGAGCGGGGCATTGGTGATGTATTGATTGCCTGGGAAAACGAGGCGCTCTTGTCGGTGAAGGATCTGGGGCCTGATCGTTTCGATATTGTGGTGCCTTCCAGCAGCATTCTGGCCGAGCCGCCCGTGGCGCTGGTGGATGCCAATGCCGCCAAGCATGGCACGGAAAAAGTGGCCCAGGCTTATCTGGAGTATCTGTACAGCCCAGAGGGTCAGGAAATCGCCGCCCGTCATTTTTACCGTCCTCGCCTGGAGTCGGTGGCCGCCAAGTACCGCGATCAGTTTCCGGCGTTGAAGTTGTACAAGGTCGATGATGAGCTGGGCGGCTGGACTCAGGTTCAGGCCAAGCACTTTGCGGATGGTGGCGTGTTCGACAGCATCTACTTGAGCAAATAA